Genomic DNA from Treponema pectinovorum:
TAAAAAAAACAGGACCGGATCACGATAGAGTTTTTTGGGTGAGTGTAGTTTTTGATGATAGGACTTTTGGTCCTTGCGATGGGAAAAACAAAAAAACTGCGGAGCAGAATGTCGCAAAGCTTGCTTTGCAATCGCTTGAAAAATAGTTTTTTTTTGAAAAACTGTGTCTTTGTTATTGACAGTTTTTTTTCTTTTTGCTATATTCTTAACATAATTTATGCGGTAGTCATATAACGGCTCATTATCTCAGCCTTCCAAGCTGATGACGAGGGTTCGACTCCCTTCTACCGCTTATTTCTTATAATACAAAGAATTAGCGTTTTCTATAAAACCTGCACAAAACCTAAAAATATATCGTGTTACCAAATGTGTGACCAATATGTCTAGGTATAGAGAACCTTTTACAATCTTTCCTCGTAAATTGAAGTCTGGTAATGTTGTCTTGCTGTTTATGCAAGATTTTTTTTAACTTCTACCAAGTAATCAGTTTTTTCTTGAATCCAATACAATCAAATATATTCAAGTTGTTATTAAATCTATAAAAAAATTATTCTCATTGTTTTAAAATAATGATATAATTTTCTCTCATTTGTTTTCCTTTATGGAGGTATATCAAAAATGGAAACATTCTTTAAAATTCGGGAAAGAGGGTCTTCGGTAAGCCGAGAAATTGTCGGAGGTATCACTACTTTTCTTGCGATGGCTTATATTCTTGCGGTAAATCCCAATATTCTTTCTGCTTCTGGAATGAACTGGGGTTCTGTATTTACTGCAACAGCTATTTCGGCTTCGATTGCCACTCTTATGATGGGATTTGTTGCAAATCTTCCTGTAGCTTTGGCTCCGGGACTTGGACTCAACGCTTTTTTTACATATACCGTTGTTTTAGGAATGGGCTGTTCTTGGCAGCTTGCTCTTACTGCTGTTCTTCTTGAAGGAGTTTTATTTATTTTACTTTCTCTTTGCGGTATTCGAGAGGCGATAATAAAATCTATACCAGAAAGTCTTAAAAAAGCCGTTTCTGTTGGAATTGGTCTTTTTATCTGTATAATTGGTTTGGTTAATGCAGGCCTTTGTAAAACTGACACTGGAAGTTTTATTGGTTTTGTAAATTTTACCTTTGAAAATAGAACTGCTATTGTTGCTGTTATCGGCCTTGTTCTTACTATAGTTCTTTATGTATTAAAGGTTCCTGGAGCAATACTTATAAGCATTATTTTGACAACCTTGATTGGAATTCCTTTTGGAGTAACTTCTGTTCCTGAGTCTTTTAGACCTTTTTCGACTCCGCACACTCCTCATCTTTTTGCTTTTGATTTTAAAGGCATACTTTTTGACAGTGCTACTGGAAATTTTTCTGGTGTTGTACTAGGCAAATTTTTTGTAATCTTTTTTACTTTCTTCTTTACAGATCTCTTTGATACTTTAGGAACTTTACTTGGGGTTGCAAATCAAGCGAACCTTTTGACTTCTGACGGAAATGTAAAAAATGCAAAAGGCGCTCTTCTTTCTGATGCTGTTGGAACTGTTGTTGGTGCTTGCGTAGGAACTTCTACTGTAACTTCATTTGTTGAATCTACCTCTGGAGTTGCAGCTGGTGCAAGAACAGGTCTTGCTTCCGTTGTTACTGCTGTTTTGTTCCTTCTTTCTTTGTTCCTTTCTCCTTTATTTTTCTTGGTGCCTGCTTCTGCGACTGCTCCTGCTTTAATTTTTGTTGGCTATCTTATGATGAAGGCTGTTGTTGGTATACACTTTGAAGATGCTACAGAGGGAATTCCTGCATTCATAACTATTATGACTATGCCTTTTGCTTATTCCATTGCGAAAGGTATTATGTGGGGAATTATATCTTACGTTATCTGTAAGGTTGCTGGGAAAAAGTTAAAGGATATCCCGCTTATAACTTGGATTTTGGCTTTTATTTTCCTTGCAGACATAATATTTGAAGCTTTAAAATAAGTTTTAGTTTGTCTTTTCAATGGAACGGATATTCGATATATTTTTTCGAGTATCCGTTTTTTTTATGCGATTGATTTATGCGCTAGCGCTGGTAGCAGCGCCTTTGGCGGCCTCGCAATTCTGTTTTAAGCGGGGCTGGAGCGACAGCGGAACTGCGGACATAGCGGCCTGCCTTTAGGCAGGAAGCGCCCAAATTAAAAATCAGGAGGAATTATGGAAGGTGAAAAATACGTGCGCCCGACTTGGGATGAATATTTTATGGAAGTCGCAAGGACTATTGCAAAAAGGGCTACTTGCGATAGGGGAAGGTCTGGCTGTGTTATTGCAAGGGACAACAGAATTTTGGTTACAGGTTATGTTGGAAGCCCCTCTGGTCTTGCTCATTGCGATGAAGTTGGGCACCTTTTAAAAAAAGTGATTCATGATGATGGTTCTATAAGCCAGCATTGCGTAAGAACAGTTCATGCTGAACAAAATGCAATTTGTCAGGCGGCTAAAAGGGGAATTTCGATTGACGGCGGAACTGTTTATTGCAAGATGACTCCATGCAGAACTTGTGCGATGCTCCTGATAAATTGCGGGATAAAGCGAGTTGTGTGCGAAAAGCATTACCACGACGAAAACGACAGCATTAAGATGTTTGACGAAGCAAAAGTAAAAATTGAGCATTTAGAAGATACGATTCAAACTTACAAGGATATGTAAGATGAAAAGTGTGGCTTTTTTGTAAGTTTGGCTAGCTTTTGTGAAAGCGATGAAACTTTTACCTCAGATTTTCTAAAAGCCAGTCTTTAAACTGCTCGTAGTCGTTTTCCATTGGGATTGATAAGTCTTTTAGTTTT
This window encodes:
- a CDS encoding deoxycytidylate deaminase; amino-acid sequence: MEGEKYVRPTWDEYFMEVARTIAKRATCDRGRSGCVIARDNRILVTGYVGSPSGLAHCDEVGHLLKKVIHDDGSISQHCVRTVHAEQNAICQAAKRGISIDGGTVYCKMTPCRTCAMLLINCGIKRVVCEKHYHDENDSIKMFDEAKVKIEHLEDTIQTYKDM
- a CDS encoding NCS2 family permease, with protein sequence METFFKIRERGSSVSREIVGGITTFLAMAYILAVNPNILSASGMNWGSVFTATAISASIATLMMGFVANLPVALAPGLGLNAFFTYTVVLGMGCSWQLALTAVLLEGVLFILLSLCGIREAIIKSIPESLKKAVSVGIGLFICIIGLVNAGLCKTDTGSFIGFVNFTFENRTAIVAVIGLVLTIVLYVLKVPGAILISIILTTLIGIPFGVTSVPESFRPFSTPHTPHLFAFDFKGILFDSATGNFSGVVLGKFFVIFFTFFFTDLFDTLGTLLGVANQANLLTSDGNVKNAKGALLSDAVGTVVGACVGTSTVTSFVESTSGVAAGARTGLASVVTAVLFLLSLFLSPLFFLVPASATAPALIFVGYLMMKAVVGIHFEDATEGIPAFITIMTMPFAYSIAKGIMWGIISYVICKVAGKKLKDIPLITWILAFIFLADIIFEALK